The sequence ATAGAGCAGAGACACATTTGTGATTTGCCCAGGGACAAAACCAGGCACCACCTTATCAGTGCCGCTTCTATGGTTGTGTATCACTAACTATATAATCATATACATACCCCACGTCCTTTCCGTGTCTCCCAGGCTTGTTCTCACTGCTAATGCTTAAAGATGTGTTTTTCATCAAATGAGAAGGTTAATGTTTTCAATTATGTAAAAGAAGGCAGCTAAATGCCTCGAAGTACCCCCCTCCCAAACCTTGAAAGGGAAGCATAGAGGGGTAGAGGAAATGCCTGCTttctaataataaacataagtaACACAGATAATCGGTTCTCGTGTTGAACCAGAACATGCTTTGTTTACTAAATTGCGGACAGTATAGTAAAACTAAATATCATGTGTCAAACAACAGATATTTTAAGCATCAACCAGGGTAAGCTTCCACGTATTAAAgtccaaataataatataccatcGGTACTGAAATTAAACTACTTACTCagactttaaaataaatcttctATTTACTGATCTAGGAAgaaataccttaaaaaaaacccacacatgcCATGGGAAGGTTAGTTGCTTGATGTCTTATAAGTTAaacaactaaaataaaataaactacacATGAAAACatgcattaagaaaaaaagagtactgtgcaaaaggtttaggcagattttaaaaaatgctgtaaagaacTACTTTGAAAAACTAGACACGTTATtagattatttttatcacttaaaatgcaaagtgagtaaaatcaatatttggtgtgactacCCTTTGCCTTCCAAGCAGTGTTAATTATTCTCGGACACTACGCTACatgtaggttgttccaaacatgttggagaactaaccacagttcttctgtgaATTTcagcagcctcagttgcttctctctctttatgtaatcccagacagactaaATGTAGCTGCGATTAGGGCTCTGTgagggccataccatcacttccaggactccttgctCTTCTTTTAccctgaagatagttcttaacgACTTTGGCTGTATTTTTAGGGTCATTGCCATGCTGAATAAGTTTGGGGCAAATCCGACGCCTCCCTGCTGTTATTGAATGATGAATAAGTATCTGCCTTGTGTTTTTGTAAATAGTTGAGTTGGCCTTGTTTTGTctgaggtatggctttttggccacaagtcttccatgaagactacTTCTGAATAGACTTCTCCATagagtagatgggtgtaccagagCCCCACTGCtctctgccaatgctgagctgatggcactgctagACATCTTCAAAAGGGAAGTAGTCCAAAGTTTCCTCACCAACCACTGGATCTACGGTTCTCAACACTGCCGGGTTTCTTTGTGctcttcaaaagagcttagaCAGGATAACCTGAAACCCctgtccagggccggcccgacaatggagccgagtggggcaaccgctccaggcggcacttttgaaggggcggcacttccctttttttttaaagcatgggagagagaaaggggcgccgagtggttttcgcttaccaagctgtcagtacccgctcggcgcccctctctctctcctcagcattacaagccggcaccgagaccgaacagggagactcgccgcaggactgctgaaaggtaagtacaaggggtgggaaagggtagataatgggggggcattttaaaatttgccccaggcagcattttgccttgggccagccctgcccctgtctgccttgaaatatCTGCCTAGGAGaaaccttgctgatgcagtataactacccagtgtcttgttgctgtgctcagtcttgccatggtgtatgaccaTTGACATTAAAACTGTGTTTTCATCAACcccaccttgttagtgagtttggcggTTCcttacccagttttattcctcttacacagctgtttctgttttagtTAACAATTTCaatctacatattaaattgttgATTATTTAATAACTGTTTGGTAAAATGGTTTAATCATACAACTAACtttatgcctacaaaatccctgaatGTGTGCAAGTTTACCTAGAAGGATTGATGCTTTTttggtggtcacaccaaatattgattttagaGTTTTTGTCTGTTCACTGCATTTTGATAAATTCTAAAATAAGCTATTtatgaaagcattcttactgtACAGCATTTTATAacacctgcagtatatatacagtatgttgggATAGGCACAGTGGTTCAAGGGAGGTATTAAGGCTCCAGGATCCTCCATAGTCTCTACCCTCTCATCTGTGCTTAATTGGTAGACCTTAAAGCCCAGCCTAGACTAGTAAAGCCAGAGAGTATTTTGAACTTGTGGAGAGCAGAGATAAACCGCAGAGCTGGGAGCAAAAGGTTGGTAAGTGTATAAGCATTATTTTTGTTAGAGTATTTTCCTGCTGGTTAGTCAGGTGGATTTGTGTATAGTAAGCACTCAGATCGAGCTAGGTTTTGGTTTGtagttattgttttgtttgtttaattacCAACCTCTGTGTATTTGTGCGGCACTGAAATAAAAGCTGCAGATTTTTGCACAAGATTTCATCGCCTGCAAATTTAATACCCAAGAGGACCATGCTGTCAGCGTGAAAGAGGTAGCCCGCTACTGTGTTTAATCACAATGTATTATCTGTGTTgattattctgtttttaaataGTTCTTTTTTTAAGTAACTAGCTTTGTTTTAGGCCTAGTTAACATTTTATGGTTGTTTTGCTACCGTAGGCCTTCATTTTGCTGTAAACGTAATAAAGGTGAGCCACTAAACCAAATCAACAGTAAATAAGTAAATGGGGATGAGGAAATTTCTTAAGAAATAAGTGAACAGTGTCTCTTAATTCTGAATTTcgtattatcatttatttatataacaccagCAATGAATGCAGCACTTGAAAAGTTGTGTTGTAGACCAAAGGCTGTGAGTTGGATGCTACCAACTCCCATGGTTGCACGTAAATTCCCAGGTtctgcccactccccacccaggtTCTGCCCACTCTCCATTTACCCTATGCCCAATCCCCACCACTTTAAAGTCTAGCTGGCTCTAGCCATATCGCTGTGTGTTTCAAGTTTAAACTCACTTGTATCATTACACAGGAAAAATCTCAATCAACATATCAGTTGTTCTTCTTTTACCCTGAAGATAGTCCTTAACGACTTTGGCTGTATTTTTAGGGTCGTTGCCATGCTGCAGAATACGTTTGGGGCGAATCTGACGCCTCCCTGCTGTTATTGAATTGAGCCCACAAGGGCAGCCAAGAGCTGAAATACAAGGAAGATTTTAGGTGTAGTTAACGTTTTATGGTTGTTTTGCTGCTGTAGGCCAGCAGCTGTACAGTTGTTTGTGCACTTTTTATCGACCTAAAGTGATTAATATACCTGCTGAGTGTTGCAAGTGGCCAGCTAAAACATATAGCCTCCTTAAGAGCTTTAAGGTCTCCATTTTGCTGTAATAGTAATAAAGCTGAGTTACTAAACCATGGcagcaaaaatatgtaaatgaagAAACTACTTAAGAAATTAGTGAACATTCTCTCTTAATTCTGAATAGTCGTGTTTCTAGACCTAAGGCTGTAAAAAGATAGTACCATCTCCCATGGTTGCAGAAGGATTCTTCACTTTTCACTTAAGTTTGAGGAACAAAGACACCTCAGGTTAGCATACATCGAATCTTGCTGAGTTACATCCAGAGTTTCCAGGTGAAGCACTGGTTGCCTAGGCTCCAGGTTAGTAGCTTTAATTTACAGGGAGGGTTTGCCCACACACCACCCAGGTTCTGCCAACCCCCTTTTACCCTCTGCCCAATACCCACCACTTTAAAGTCAAGCTTGGGTTTGCCCACCTCCCCATACCTGCCACATCCGAACTATCAGGTACATAACTCTGTATTTGCATCCATTACAGATTGTCCGTGTTCAAGTCcagggagggctggcaacttTTGGCCCAGTGTGCATCTAAAGCCAAGTGGCTTTATAACATTTACACACAACAGTAACAGAGACAAGTACcatttatatactttattaggtacacctgttccaTTGCTTACCacaaaccatctctagggtttacagagaatggtccgaaaaatagaaaatatccaGCGAGCAGCAGTTGTGTAGACGAAAATACCTTGTTGATGTCGGAGaacgggcagactggttcaagatgacagaaaggcaaagAACCTCTCGTTACAACCaaagtatgcagaataccatctctgaacgcacaacacatcgaaATCTTGaggcagatgggctacagcagcagaagaccacactggtgccactcctgtcagctaagaacaggaaacaggctacaattcgcacaggttCACCAAAATTgcacaatggaagactggaagagcgTTGCCTGttctgatgagtcttgattccagctgcagcattcagatggcagggtcagactttgacataaacaacatgaaaccatgaaatccatcctgccttgtatcaacggttcaggctggtggtggtgtaatgctGTGGGGGATATTTTCTTGGCATACTTTggaccccttagtaccaattgagcatcgtataaacacaacagcctacctgagtattgttgctgaccatgtgcATCCCTTTATGCCCACAGTGTATCCATCTTCtaatggctacttccagcaggataatgcaccatgtcacaaagctcacaacATCTCAAACtcgtttcttgaacatgacaatgagttcactgtactccaatggcctccacagtcatcagatctcaatctaatagagcacctttgggatgtggtggaacgggaaaTTCACATCATGTATGTGCTGCCggcaaatctgcagcaactgagTGATGCTATCACGTCCACGtcgaccaaaatctctgaggaaagcaccttgtagaaagcatGGCACAAAGCATGGAGGCagttctaaacaaaaaaaagggggtcCGACCTgatactagcaaggtgtacctaataaagtggccagcgagtgtgtgtgtgtgtatgcatgtgtatatatatatatatatatatatatatatatatataaacaactgTTTATCCCTTGATATCCTACTGATCAGCTGATAGCAATGTGTGTGACCGCTGTGTTCAGAAAGcatacaggtgtgtgtaaaattGTACTCCAGTATGGTTTTAACATGAAAGTGTTCATTTAGAAATGATTTCCAAGTACTAGAGTTGAATATGATAGCATGCTTTTACATATTGAAGCTACTTGCCATGAGACTGAACAGCTCAGCTTTATGTTCTGAAGATAACGGAACCTGCTTATTGACCCCTTTTCCTCAAGTCACTTCTGTAAGAGCGCGATAAGCCGatcaattggttgatggcagtgACAATTTGATGCTCCTAGGTTTACATAATTTAAAGTAAGGGATTGTGGCAAATTAACCTCTTGTAAAGGTACAGCAGATGCAAATGCTGTAacgtttttaatatttcatccATAAGGACATTTTTTGTAGTCTAAAACTTTGGGTAAAATCTCACAAATCTACTGTCCCTTTCGAAATCTATAAACTTTACGAAgattttagtatttattttttttgcaggagaatgtttatatatttattacggTATATAGTTTTGCAAAAACTAACCTAAAGCCATATTTAGACTTAAAATACAATCTGCAAACAAATATCTGCTCagcattaaaatgtttgtgtcaCTTAAATATTATGTGAGTCACCAACTCCCTCTAGAGGTTATGATTGGTGAGGAAGAATGGATGAAATAGATAATACGCGTTAACTCCCTTGGAGTATATCAATGAACTTGCGCATGAACCCCCTTACCTATTCACTTGTATTTAATGACTGGTATAGAAATCATTATGACGTAAAGGAGATAATTATGTGAAGGAAACAGAAGCCAAGACAAGGTGTATTTCAAATAGAAACTTTACTCTATAAAAGTTAAGTTAGTACATAATATGTGCCTTTTTTCTACAATTGTATAGGTTTTGCTTAATAGATGCTAGGGTAATTCTTTAACAGAAGATACAGAGTGCCCCTTTTAAACATTCTAGTTTGCATCAGCTCTGCATGCAATAGTCAAGCGTATGTACAGTGGTGACTACTACATGAACGTAACACAAACAGCAagctttattatacaaaacagaaatatatacaaaaaaacgcTAATGCCAAGCACCATGTTGCTATCGGCGACTCAACCTCCGATTCAGTTCTGCAATCATCTCTCTTCTTCGCTCTGAGCTCCGATCAGATGCCTTCTGCAAACTGTCATGGTATTTCTCCAACGCAGCTCTGAAGTCCGTAATAACCTCCTGGAAAGGTGTATTCATTTAAGCACATAAAACGTTACGCAAGGAGGTACACGTAACGATGACACATAAGTAGAAAGGTGACTTCAATGACTATTAGAACCATGGGTGGAACAAAGTCAGTCTTACAACTTGAACAAAAAATTGCATGGTAGGAATAACATTCTTACAACATTAATGTTTTGTGCTTATGTCAAAGTAAATGTAGATTCATTGGATCTTTTTTTATCAATCACAGGCGTCATTTTACCAAATAAGATGTTGATTGCTTGAACATGCTTAATGCCATTTCAAAGATGAAAAACCTTACctgatacttcttattttctttttcacacgtttCTTGGAGCTCCTCTTTTTTGCTGGTTGTTTGTTGAATTTCTTGCATTACTTGAGCCACACGTCCATGCATAGCTTGTCTCTTCTCCTGGATATGACTGCAAATTCTAAATAGGGACAAAGCCCACagatttcaattattttaaagggaGGTGTGAGCTTTCCACAAtttctgctttaaccccttaaggacaatgggcggtccctaaacccattgaaaacaatgcattttgagctgtcattaaggggttaatcagctACTAGACTCAATCGCTGCCACTCAAGACAGGCCCATGTACAAAAATCAAGCACAAGAAGGGTTGGAATgagcagaaaacattttaaggaGGGAgacaattataaaatatatactcagACCATTAACTACAGGATTATTACAATTCTCTACTTACTCAAGGATTTCCTGCTTCTGTTGGTTAAAATCCTCCTGCTTCTTCTTACTTTTAATGTACAGTTTTAGAAGCTTCTCTTTCTTGAGTTGAATGGTTCTTTTCAGCTGTGCATCCTCATTAGAGAAGGCCTTTAACTCAAGATTGAATTTAACAATCTGCTCTTCACTCTGTCTGATCTGCAACCAATTACTTGTTAGCAATGGCTCCAACAACAAAACTCTGATTCACTAAAGTGACAGTCTGCAGGACAGTGACAGTctgttgtggtttcaactccaggcccggactggccatcgggcacaccgggcatttgcccggtgggccgggccacggcagggccacattgacttaggggctgatggagctgcagctccaggcccctaccctacctacggccgcattaacgcagggcataaggggcacctgccccttaagcccgccgcaactgcgaccgggtccgccactctaaggggccgggaagtccccaccaatgccggccttacgggtctgcggccgcacagggcttaaattaaaacatcggggttttttttactttatttaacatggaggatgttaaataaagttgaaaaaaaaaaaaaaaccccgatgttttaatttaaaccctgtgcggccgcagacccctaaggacggccctggtgggggcttcccggccccttagggcagggccgacctttggggtgtgcgaccgcacagggcgccacactccagggggcggccgccacactccagggggcggccgctcatcagggggtgccaacttgcggcacccggcactcctccagagacggacagtaatgaagccgcgcccactgccgtccgtgccctctgaaccaggaagaagacagagaagacagaagaactgaagaagaggaaaagaagctgaaagaagaaaggaaaggtaggaaagcattaagtgagagtggattggtatgtgtgtggatcagtatatatgtgtggattggtatatatgtgtggattggtatatatgtgtggattggtatatatgtgtggattggtatatatgtgtggattggtatatgtgtggattggtatatgtgtggattggtgtatatgtgtggattggtgtgtatgtgtggattggtatatgtgtgtggattggtgtatacgtgtggattggtatatgtgtgtggattggtgtatgtgtgtggattggtatatatgtgtggattggtgtgtatgtatggattggtatatatgtgtgtggattggtatatgtgtgtgtggattggtatatgtgtgtggattggtatatgtgtgtggattggtgtatgtgtgtggattggtatatatgtgtggactggtataggtgtggattggtatatgtgtggattggtatatgtgtggattggtaagtgtgtgagagtgatgggtgttatgctgtaccatttccaatgtctttttcatgatctaattatgctctaaaagtacatcataactcccatcactctatactgttccatacagtggcagagctgggaggcagaggccttgcacccccaccgcaggactcctgaaaggtaagtgaacttcaaagagggagagggtagatagttaggagggggtagttgcggcgggcttaaggggctctgcgttaatgcggccatataggacctgtcagtccggtcctgactgggcctattttaaggtgggggcctggagctgcagctccatcagcccctaagtcaatcctgccctgccgtgggcccggtcgcagttgctgcttgctccagcaacaaggtaagtagggtgagggaggggggtgcagtgagaaggggcagaggggggttagatagtgagaaagggggagaggggatagatagaggcggtacatattgagaagtggggaagggggttacatagtgagaaggggcagataagatgaagagagggggtagtgtgaatgcgtatgagaattaatgaataaatgtgtggatgaattgcttgatttgtgagactgcattaatgaatgtgttaatgatttgtctgaatgattaaatgcaaagatggtacatgaagggtgggctttaacaataaataaataaataaataaatatgggctgctcaggcttaaatgcccgggcctattttttgtcccagtccgggcctgttcaactccctcacctcactatacattatgatcgGCCAGCCCCAGCAACGTTCTTCAGCAAGATGGGTTAAGTTGGCcttgcataatttaatggttAGAGTGACTAAAGAAACCAATTTTACTCCGTGTTATACAGAAGCTTACTGGGGTTTGACCTTCATAAGGTAAACTGAAGTCAAATGgtggaaaccacaactctcctgccaacttttccctttaataaataaatcccaGTATGCCAGAATGTACAGGCGCTGAAAGAAAACGGGACAAATACTATAATTCCTAGCATACACAGTACCGTGTGTAAATGTATTACCTCCTCCTGGATTTTCCTGTGCATCTCCAAGTTTGCCTCAACACTCTGAAGTTTCTTTATGTAGCCTTGCACATCAGACTGCCACAGACTAGCAATGGTGACTCGTTCCCTGTAGTAATCGCATTTCTCACTCGCTTCTTGCTGTGGGGGTAAAGAAAATAGAATGATTTAAACCCACACATCTGAAACGGAAACAATATTTTGTAGTAGTGTCACTGAAATGTTTTCTATACCGTCCTTGTTTGCTCTTAAAATATGGCACATTTTCATGAACTGCAATAATGACAGATGTACATTCGCTTGGCATATAAATTACAGCAATGCTATCTTATTCCACTCAACTAGACTAACAGAGACCCTATTACAAAATCTATTGTAAACTCAGATACTTGAGCCTTCATATGCACTTAAATCTAAAAAGAAATCTTAGTATCCTTTTTAAATGAATGCTTTTCCTTTTGCAAATATATGGCTGAATTGATCAGAACCCCCCATCCACATACTACAGTGATTAGCTCtagaaacaaaacacttttattcAGCATTGTGCTATACAATGTTTAGTGTTCAGAGAGTTCCCTTGGGACTCTCACTTTAAATGTCATACCGATACACATTCCAGTATAGAATTAAACTTCTATCATGTAGAACTGACAGGTGCCCTTGGGATGCATCCTATTAAGGACAGTTTGACTGTTTAGTCTAAGACTGCTTATGTCTAACAGTTCAATTCTGAATCCCACTGCAAGGTAGTAGGTCCCGTTTAAATACTGCACGATATCCAACATTTTAAACTCACCCTGGATTGCTTCAGTTTGTGTACCGTTTCCTTCATCCTCTCGGTCTTACTTTTGCGCTGCTCCGGAGATTCCACAATTTGGGATTTCATGCGTTCTTGTTCCTCTTTCATAGTGGCAATAGCTAGCTTATGTTGACTCTAAGTGAAAACAAAGTGTTGTCggtaaagagaaaataaaagcatttaccAATATCTCAGAAAATAAAGGATAAACATAGCACGTTCACTTGTGAAGCCAAATTAATATCCACCCGGAGTGCTGCAAAGTCCAAATAAGTAATGCCATCACTTacaccttaaggacaatgggcagtccctaaacccattgaaaacaatgtattttgagcccgtacatgtacgggctttgtcattaaggggttaataaatctgAGCTCTGATGGAACTTACCAGCTTCTTATTCTTTTCAGTAAAATCTGTTTTTTGATGTGCTATTTTGTCTTGAAAAGACATCtaggtaggaaaaaaaaaagaaaaagttaagtTGTTTCCAAACATAACCTAGAGAGGGAAGCTCTTAGAAAACAAATACGCAGGCTAGACAGGGCACATGGTTTCTATTCATCGCGGCTCAACAATAGCGAGGAGCCAGGCAGCAATAGACCTGGAGAAAAGTTACTGAAGGCGTctaacattttgaaatattttacatggacttttgttttaaagaacGGCGGACTGATTTCAGAaaagtttatttaatttctgtCTGGTTGCTAAACAATGGTAACACGCCATGCCTAAATAAGCGTTATTTAGTGCAAAATgcggaacagaaaaaaaatctgaaaatggcacaaaatacttaaatatttaagtCTCACTCACATCTTTTGCACGATATTCCTGGCTTATGGTCTGCTGTAGATCATGAATGTCGGAAGACAGTGCTTTAAACTCCGCCTGTTGTTCTGGTGGAACTGTCCTGGAAAAATACAACTATGTAATAAAGCGGCAATGTAGGTATGGGGACCATGAGGCTAAGAGTTGCACGGTTATAGGATACCCATTAAGAACAGGAAAGAGATGGCACATTGCTATTAACAAAGCCCTTGTGTCGTCTTCTGCACCTTAATGGGTTTCAAATAAATGGATCGGTGTACTGTACACTTACATAAGTTTCTCTATCTTGGCTTCAGCTTCTTGATTTGCTTTCTGCAAGTGATGCATGTTCTCCAAAGCAGCTCTCTGattgaacaaaataataaactcaTTAAAGAGTAGTTTGGTTAATTTAAacagagatagatatataaaattgaagtaaaatgtaaagaaaaaaaatctcaggaCAGTGTATTACATTGTAGACCATATTTATTACTACTTGTTAGGAACTTAGAGTAGGTGAATTTTCCTTACATAGCTCAAGCAATATTCAGAGTAAACACTCTTCCGAGTTTCCCTGAAGTGCATGAAGTTTACAATCCCACTCAGCAAGTGCAGTGTCCGCTTTCCTTCTAAAAGGGGAAAACAAATGGGGTTTCACACAAAAGCTTTCACACAAGCATAACTATGACCCCGAAATCTTACAATTTGACTATATCACTTACTTGGATTTAAGACATCTGATGGGTGGAAATCATACACTCGACACATTGGCATGAAGCGTGCCctgtttaaagaaatatatagacGTACAATTCCATATTTAAAacagggggtagtagaagtattattaaccactcatctacagacaccagacaagtcaGAAGGCTTCCCTCAGAAatttcatggtgctgccacaaccacaggggattctgggtaggcgcatgcaaataaggtcaacaatgatcaccatttgcctctatatccactttatccatatttaaaacacacaaagtGTTTTGTGAATACCAAGCGTATGAGTTGTCATATACCAAATATATTCCCTGATGTACATACATGTGTTTTAGAATATGTGCCACAGGAGCAAAGCCTTCAACGATATCTGGATACTGGATGTCAAGATTCA is a genomic window of Spea bombifrons isolate aSpeBom1 chromosome 6, aSpeBom1.2.pri, whole genome shotgun sequence containing:
- the NUF2 gene encoding kinetochore protein Nuf2; protein product: MDKLTFPSIPATDLVNFLRQYVLTGTESKNFSKADIFPNPKPEVMQRLYMRILQQVFNYGVERFYMVPMNLDIQYPDIVEGFAPVAHILKHMARFMPMCRVYDFHPSDVLNPKGKRTLHLLSGIVNFMHFRETRKSVYSEYCLSYRAALENMHHLQKANQEAEAKIEKLMTVPPEQQAEFKALSSDIHDLQQTISQEYRAKDMSFQDKIAHQKTDFTEKNKKLSQHKLAIATMKEEQERMKSQIVESPEQRKSKTERMKETVHKLKQSRQEASEKCDYYRERVTIASLWQSDVQGYIKKLQSVEANLEMHRKIQEEIRQSEEQIVKFNLELKAFSNEDAQLKRTIQLKKEKLLKLYIKSKKKQEDFNQQKQEILEICSHIQEKRQAMHGRVAQVMQEIQQTTSKKEELQETCEKENKKYQEVITDFRAALEKYHDSLQKASDRSSERRREMIAELNRRLSRR